A region of Streptomyces cinnamoneus DNA encodes the following proteins:
- a CDS encoding bifunctional FO biosynthesis protein CofGH, whose product MTSSAPRSEQSAPTANAMRRALRRARDGVALDVAEAAVLLRARGADLEDLCASAARVRDAGLEAAGRPGVITYSKSVFIPLTRLCRDKCHYCTFATVPGKLRRAGHGMFMSPDEVLAIARRGAELGCKEALITLGDKPEERWPEAREWLEAEGYDDTIAYVRAISIRILEETGLLPHLNPGIMTWTDFQRLKPVSPSMGLMLETTATRLWSEPGGPHYGSPDKEPAVRLRHLEDAGRSSVPLTSGLLLGIGETYEERAESLFALRRVSRAYHGIQELILQNFRAKPDTAMRGMPDAELDELVATVAVARHIMGPSACLQAPPNLVDDEYARLIGAGIDDWGGVSPITPDHVNPERPWPQIEELAERSAAAGFSLRERLCVYPEFIQRGEPWLDPRLLPHVRALADPETGLAREDAVVEGRPWQEPEEVFVPSGRTELHRTIDTEGRTADRRDDFDEVYGDWEALREAAAPGMVPERIDADVRQALKQAADDPTRLTDPEALALLHADGPALDALCRIADDLRRDVVGDDVTYIVTRNINFTNVCYTGCRFCAFAQRRTDADAFTLSLEQVADRAQQAWDVGAVEVCMQGGIHPDLPGTAYFDIARAVKERVPGMHVHAFSPMEVVNGATRTGLSIREWLTAAKEAGLDSIPGTAAEILDDEVRWVLTKGKLPTATWVEVVKTAHELGIRSSSTMMYGHVDQPRHWLGHLRLLAEIQRETGGFTEFVTLPFIHTNAPVYLAGIARPGPTTRDNRAVTAMARLLLHPHIPNIQTSWVKLGTEGAAEMLRSGANDLGGTLMEETISRMAGSSYGSYRSIRDLVAIAETAGRPARARTTLYGEVPRERQEAALTSDGHLPELLPVLGND is encoded by the coding sequence ATGACTTCGAGCGCTCCGCGATCAGAGCAGTCCGCACCGACCGCCAACGCCATGAGGCGTGCGCTCAGGCGTGCCCGGGACGGCGTCGCGCTGGACGTCGCCGAGGCGGCCGTGCTGCTGCGCGCGCGGGGCGCGGACCTGGAGGACCTCTGCGCCTCCGCGGCGCGGGTGCGTGACGCCGGTCTCGAAGCGGCCGGCCGCCCCGGCGTGATCACGTACTCGAAGAGCGTCTTCATCCCGCTCACGCGCCTGTGCCGCGACAAGTGCCACTACTGCACCTTCGCCACCGTCCCCGGCAAGCTGCGCCGCGCGGGCCACGGGATGTTCATGTCGCCGGACGAGGTGCTCGCCATCGCCCGCCGCGGCGCCGAACTCGGCTGCAAGGAAGCGCTGATCACGCTCGGCGACAAGCCCGAGGAGCGCTGGCCCGAGGCCCGCGAATGGCTGGAGGCCGAGGGGTACGACGACACGATCGCGTACGTACGGGCCATCTCCATCCGCATCCTGGAGGAGACGGGGCTGCTGCCGCACCTCAACCCCGGCATCATGACCTGGACCGACTTCCAGCGCCTCAAGCCGGTGTCGCCGTCCATGGGCCTGATGCTGGAGACCACCGCCACCCGGCTGTGGAGCGAGCCCGGCGGTCCGCACTACGGCTCGCCCGACAAGGAGCCCGCCGTCCGGCTGCGGCACCTGGAGGACGCGGGCCGCAGCTCCGTTCCGCTGACCAGCGGGCTGCTGCTCGGCATCGGCGAGACGTACGAGGAGCGCGCCGAGTCCCTGTTCGCCCTGCGCCGGGTCTCCCGGGCCTACCACGGCATCCAGGAGCTCATCCTGCAGAACTTCCGCGCCAAGCCGGACACGGCGATGCGCGGCATGCCGGACGCCGAGCTGGACGAGCTCGTCGCCACCGTCGCCGTCGCCCGGCACATCATGGGCCCCTCCGCCTGCCTCCAGGCCCCGCCCAACCTCGTCGACGACGAATACGCGCGGCTCATCGGCGCCGGCATCGACGACTGGGGCGGCGTCTCCCCGATCACCCCGGACCACGTCAACCCCGAGCGCCCCTGGCCGCAGATCGAGGAGCTGGCCGAACGGTCCGCCGCGGCCGGCTTCAGCCTGCGGGAACGTCTCTGTGTCTACCCGGAGTTCATCCAGCGCGGCGAGCCCTGGCTCGACCCCCGGCTGCTGCCGCACGTCCGCGCGCTGGCCGACCCGGAGACAGGCCTGGCCCGCGAGGACGCCGTGGTGGAGGGCCGCCCCTGGCAGGAGCCCGAGGAGGTGTTCGTCCCCTCGGGCCGCACCGAGCTGCACCGCACCATCGACACCGAGGGCCGCACCGCCGACCGGCGCGACGACTTCGACGAGGTGTACGGCGACTGGGAGGCGCTGCGGGAGGCGGCCGCCCCCGGCATGGTGCCCGAGCGCATCGACGCCGACGTGCGCCAGGCGCTGAAGCAGGCCGCCGACGACCCCACCCGGCTCACCGACCCCGAGGCGCTCGCCCTGCTGCACGCCGACGGCCCGGCGCTGGACGCCCTGTGCCGCATCGCCGACGACCTGCGGCGCGACGTGGTGGGCGACGACGTCACGTACATCGTCACGCGGAACATCAACTTCACCAACGTCTGCTACACCGGCTGCCGCTTCTGCGCCTTCGCCCAGCGGCGCACGGACGCCGACGCGTTCACGCTCTCCCTGGAGCAGGTCGCCGACCGCGCTCAGCAGGCATGGGACGTCGGCGCGGTCGAGGTGTGCATGCAGGGCGGCATCCACCCCGACCTGCCGGGCACGGCCTACTTCGACATCGCGCGGGCGGTCAAGGAGCGTGTGCCGGGCATGCACGTGCACGCCTTCTCGCCCATGGAGGTCGTCAACGGCGCCACGCGCACGGGCCTGTCGATCCGCGAGTGGCTGACCGCTGCGAAGGAGGCCGGGCTGGACTCCATCCCGGGGACCGCCGCCGAGATCCTGGACGACGAGGTCCGCTGGGTCCTCACCAAGGGCAAGCTGCCGACGGCCACCTGGGTCGAGGTCGTCAAGACGGCGCACGAGCTGGGCATCCGCTCTTCCTCCACCATGATGTACGGCCATGTGGACCAGCCCCGGCACTGGCTGGGCCACCTGCGGCTGCTCGCGGAGATCCAGCGGGAGACGGGTGGCTTCACCGAGTTCGTCACCCTCCCCTTCATCCACACCAACGCCCCGGTCTACCTCGCGGGCATCGCCCGGCCGGGGCCGACCACGCGCGACAACCGCGCGGTCACCGCCATGGCCCGGCTGCTCCTGCACCCGCACATCCCCAACATCCAGACGAGCTGGGTCAAGCTGGGCACCGAGGGCGCCGCGGAGATGCTCCGCTCGGGCGCCAACGACCTGGGCGGCACGCTGATGGAGGAGACCATCTCCCGCATGGCGGGTTCCTCCTACGGTTCCTACCGCTCGATCCGCGACCTCGTGGCCATCGCGGAGACGGCCGGCCGCCCGGCCCGCGCCCGCACCACGCTCTACGGCGAGGTGCCCCGCGAGCGTCAGGAGGCGGCCCTGACCTCGGACGGTCACCTGCCGGAGCTGCTGCCGGTCCTGGGGAACGACTGA
- a CDS encoding TIGR03619 family F420-dependent LLM class oxidoreductase has protein sequence MRIATTIFLTDETISPVRLARELEQRGFAGLYLPQHTHIPVSRATPAPMGEPLPPEYGRAVDPFVALAQAAAVTHRIEVGTGVTLVAQHDPVVLAKQVATLDFLSGGRFTFGIGYGWNVEEAADHGVEWRSRRELVRDRMAAMRALWAPEPTAYEGEYVSVQASWAHPKPQRAPRERKGVEPLIGPRTLIGGTAGPKLFAHIAEYADGWMPVGSSGLRETLPELRRAWAEAGRPGEPEVVPYAVHPSTGKLAHLADLGIEEVVVGMPSAPEADVLRALDAHAEFL, from the coding sequence ATGCGCATCGCCACCACGATCTTCCTCACCGACGAGACGATCAGCCCCGTCCGACTGGCCCGCGAGCTGGAGCAGCGCGGCTTCGCCGGCCTCTATCTGCCCCAGCACACGCACATCCCGGTCAGCCGCGCCACGCCCGCGCCGATGGGGGAGCCGCTGCCGCCCGAGTACGGGAGAGCGGTCGACCCCTTCGTCGCCCTCGCCCAGGCGGCCGCGGTCACGCACCGGATCGAGGTCGGCACGGGCGTGACGCTGGTCGCCCAGCACGATCCGGTGGTCCTCGCCAAGCAGGTGGCCACGCTGGACTTCCTGAGCGGCGGGCGGTTCACCTTCGGCATCGGCTACGGCTGGAACGTGGAGGAGGCCGCCGACCACGGGGTGGAGTGGCGGAGCCGGCGCGAGCTGGTGCGCGACCGGATGGCGGCGATGCGGGCCCTGTGGGCCCCGGAACCGACGGCGTACGAGGGGGAGTACGTGTCGGTGCAGGCGAGCTGGGCGCACCCCAAGCCGCAGCGGGCCCCGCGCGAACGCAAGGGCGTCGAGCCGCTGATCGGTCCGCGCACCCTGATCGGCGGAACGGCCGGGCCGAAGCTCTTCGCCCACATCGCCGAGTACGCGGACGGCTGGATGCCCGTGGGAAGCAGCGGGCTGCGCGAGACGCTGCCCGAGCTGCGCCGGGCGTGGGCGGAGGCGGGTCGTCCGGGGGAGCCGGAAGTCGTGCCGTACGCGGTGCACCCGTCCACGGGCAAGCTCGCCCACCTGGCCGATCTGGGCATCGAGGAGGTCGTGGTGGGCATGCCGTCGGCGCCGGAGGCCGACGTGCTGCGGGCGCTGGACGCGCACGCCGAGTTCCTCTAG
- a CDS encoding CehA/McbA family metallohydrolase codes for MHRRDVLKMTATAIAGAASVLTLEGVSFARADGSARTAGEETRHVTGRLPAGAPDFVHLPVEVPSGVREIAVSYTYDRPAVPSGTPGNACDIGVFDERGTELGGAGFRGWSGGARTEFAISAERATPGYLPGPVRPGTWHIALGPYTVAPQGMAYDVTVTLRYGAPGLTPAPVYPPRRARGRGRAWYRGDNHLHSVHSDGLRTPAEIAAAARAAGLDWITTTEHNTTSSHAAWQGLWGDDLLILTGEEITTRNGHVLALGTAPGTFLDWRYRARDHAFGRIARTVRRAGGLVVPAHPYGTCVGCNWKFGYEDADVVEVWNGLWTPDDEMAVATWDAMLAAPAREGGAWLPAMGNSDAHREPQVVGLPQTVVLADDLSHDALLAGLRAGRSWIAESSAVALTFGATDGRGGHAGIGERLRVGPDAEVTVRLDVRGAPVTGCTVSFVTDQGVLLTTPVPADGRVEWHTTAARSAYVRAEVRRPPAGGGGDGGGSGLPGAMVALTNPVFLGRAVD; via the coding sequence ATGCACCGACGCGATGTACTCAAGATGACGGCGACGGCTATCGCGGGGGCCGCGAGTGTGCTTACGCTCGAAGGCGTGAGTTTCGCCCGCGCCGACGGGTCCGCCCGGACCGCCGGCGAAGAGACCCGCCACGTCACCGGCCGCCTGCCGGCCGGTGCTCCGGACTTCGTCCACCTCCCCGTGGAAGTACCCTCCGGAGTCCGTGAAATCGCCGTCTCCTACACGTACGACCGCCCCGCCGTCCCGAGCGGCACCCCGGGCAACGCCTGTGACATCGGCGTCTTCGACGAACGCGGCACCGAGCTGGGCGGCGCGGGCTTCCGCGGCTGGTCGGGTGGGGCGCGCACGGAGTTCGCCATCAGCGCCGAACGGGCCACGCCCGGCTACCTGCCGGGGCCCGTGCGGCCCGGCACCTGGCACATCGCCCTCGGCCCCTACACCGTCGCCCCGCAGGGCATGGCCTACGACGTGACGGTGACGCTGCGGTACGGGGCGCCGGGGTTGACGCCCGCGCCGGTGTACCCGCCGCGCCGGGCGAGGGGCCGCGGCCGGGCCTGGTACCGGGGCGACAACCACCTGCACAGCGTCCACTCCGACGGCCTGCGCACCCCCGCGGAGATCGCCGCGGCCGCCCGCGCGGCCGGACTCGACTGGATCACGACCACCGAGCACAACACGACGTCGTCGCACGCCGCCTGGCAAGGGCTGTGGGGCGACGACCTGCTGATCCTCACCGGTGAGGAGATCACGACCCGCAACGGGCACGTCCTCGCGCTCGGCACGGCCCCCGGGACCTTCCTCGACTGGCGCTACCGCGCGAGAGACCACGCCTTCGGCCGCATCGCGCGCACGGTCCGCCGGGCGGGCGGGCTGGTCGTCCCCGCCCACCCCTACGGCACGTGCGTGGGCTGCAACTGGAAGTTCGGCTACGAGGACGCGGACGTGGTCGAGGTCTGGAACGGCCTGTGGACGCCGGACGACGAGATGGCGGTCGCGACCTGGGACGCGATGCTGGCGGCGCCCGCCCGTGAGGGCGGCGCCTGGCTGCCCGCCATGGGCAACAGCGACGCCCACCGCGAGCCCCAGGTGGTGGGCCTGCCCCAGACGGTCGTCCTGGCCGACGACCTCTCCCACGACGCCCTGCTGGCGGGGCTGCGCGCGGGCCGCAGCTGGATCGCCGAGTCGTCGGCGGTCGCCCTGACCTTCGGGGCGACGGACGGCCGGGGCGGCCACGCAGGCATCGGCGAACGCCTGCGGGTCGGCCCGGACGCGGAGGTGACGGTGCGCCTGGACGTACGGGGGGCGCCGGTGACCGGCTGCACGGTGTCGTTCGTGACGGACCAGGGGGTGCTGCTGACGACCCCGGTACCGGCGGACGGCCGCGTGGAGTGGCACACGACGGCCGCCCGGTCGGCGTACGTACGGGCGGAGGTGCGGCGCCCGCCGGCGGGTGGGGGCGGAGACGGGGGCGGGTCGGGGCTGCCGGGGGCGATGGTGGCGCTGACGAACCCGGTGTTCCTGGGCCGTGCGGTGGATTAG
- a CDS encoding VOC family protein, giving the protein MTVRRVVPNIHSEAVQESRDFYGLLGFEEVMNHGWIMTLASPASPAAQISVMTHDETAPVAPDLSVEVDDVDAAYAAVRESGAEIVHLLQDEEWGVRRFFVRDPDGRVVNVLSHRRSGDPATPTDQ; this is encoded by the coding sequence ATGACCGTCCGCCGCGTCGTCCCCAACATCCACTCAGAGGCCGTGCAGGAGAGCCGGGACTTCTACGGCCTCCTCGGCTTCGAGGAAGTCATGAACCACGGCTGGATCATGACGCTCGCGTCCCCCGCCAGCCCCGCAGCACAGATCAGCGTCATGACGCACGACGAGACCGCGCCGGTCGCTCCCGACCTGAGCGTCGAGGTCGACGACGTGGACGCCGCCTACGCGGCCGTGCGGGAGAGCGGGGCGGAGATCGTCCACCTCTTGCAGGACGAGGAGTGGGGCGTGCGCCGGTTCTTCGTCCGGGACCCCGACGGCCGCGTGGTGAACGTACTGAGCCACCGCCGATCCGGTGACCCAGCGACCCCCACTGACCAGTGA
- a CDS encoding DUF6415 family natural product biosynthesis protein gives MPFFPHTANPGGAPAVKPPQPLEAIEDLVREATDTERWLPAPHRMRSLTGRLRAYVLEKAYDLELAAGALPPSHRGRCDALAAVHEARYRLGLGPGDGYASAITYARSLGRARRRAAALRAADAADAAGPPGAAGGSMRWLPWRLRRRRRPTRARRPAYTPAATRTPAPTAVAHTGGPPAMPLGHLPTPTRAAYAPAFAPCPGCVCEHRYR, from the coding sequence ATGCCCTTCTTCCCCCATACCGCCAACCCCGGCGGAGCCCCCGCCGTCAAGCCGCCGCAGCCGCTCGAAGCGATCGAGGACCTCGTCCGCGAAGCCACCGACACCGAGCGCTGGTTGCCCGCCCCCCACCGCATGCGCTCCCTGACCGGGCGGCTCCGGGCGTACGTGCTGGAGAAGGCCTACGACCTGGAGCTCGCCGCCGGGGCACTGCCCCCGAGTCACCGGGGCCGCTGCGACGCCCTCGCCGCCGTGCACGAGGCGCGGTACCGGCTCGGGCTCGGGCCGGGGGACGGCTACGCCTCGGCGATCACCTACGCCAGAAGCCTGGGCCGGGCCCGCCGAAGAGCTGCTGCACTACGAGCAGCAGATGCGGCAGATGCGGCAGGTCCACCAGGTGCAGCAGGAGGAAGCATGAGGTGGCTGCCGTGGCGCCTGCGGCGACGGCGCCGCCCCACGCGAGCCCGGCGCCCGGCCTACACCCCGGCCGCCACCCGCACCCCCGCGCCCACGGCCGTCGCCCACACCGGCGGGCCACCCGCCATGCCGCTCGGACACCTCCCGACCCCGACCCGCGCGGCGTACGCCCCTGCCTTCGCACCGTGCCCGGGCTGCGTCTGTGAGCACCGGTACCGCTGA
- a CDS encoding DUF397 domain-containing protein has product MGEEGHGGFIDTGGGSCVSVAPLTDQVAVRDSKQRNGPTFVVPATAWTAFVGGVQAGHLG; this is encoded by the coding sequence ATGGGGGAAGAAGGGCATGGGGGGTTCATCGACACCGGCGGAGGCAGTTGCGTCTCGGTCGCGCCGCTGACCGACCAGGTCGCCGTCCGCGACTCCAAGCAACGCAACGGCCCCACCTTCGTCGTCCCGGCCACCGCCTGGACGGCCTTCGTCGGCGGGGTCCAAGCCGGCCACCTCGGCTGA
- a CDS encoding DUF523 domain-containing protein, giving the protein MEAILVSACLRGVPCRYDGRHKAAPEIEAAAAGREVVAFCPEVAGGLATPRRPAELVGGDGHDVLDGTAKVVEDTGREVTAEFVEGARRALDVAQRAGCTEALLMPRSPSCGRGTVYDGSFAGKPVPGDGVTAALLERNGITVRAAPGV; this is encoded by the coding sequence ATGGAAGCAATCCTGGTCAGTGCATGTCTGCGCGGAGTGCCGTGCCGGTACGACGGCCGTCACAAGGCGGCGCCGGAGATCGAGGCGGCGGCGGCTGGTCGCGAGGTCGTGGCGTTCTGCCCGGAGGTCGCGGGCGGGCTCGCGACGCCCCGGCGCCCCGCCGAGCTCGTGGGTGGCGACGGGCACGACGTGCTCGACGGGACGGCGAAGGTCGTCGAGGACACCGGGCGGGAGGTGACGGCCGAGTTCGTCGAGGGTGCGCGCCGCGCGCTCGACGTGGCTCAGCGGGCCGGCTGCACGGAGGCGCTGTTGATGCCCCGGAGCCCGTCCTGCGGACGCGGCACGGTCTACGACGGGTCGTTCGCCGGAAAGCCGGTGCCGGGCGACGGCGTGACGGCCGCGCTGCTGGAACGGAACGGGATCACCGTGCGGGCCGCGCCCGGGGTGTGA
- a CDS encoding YwqG family protein, whose translation MTDSTVDVLHALAREHLPADIAERWIGLLRPGVGLVKASGADPVAGRLGGLPELPEHEEWPVWEGHGPLSFIASLDCAALPPAALDIDLPTDGTLAFFYFDGQLDDGAALVAPHHPDTWAGARVLYVPQGVPVAERPAPEGIRPYPEVPLTARAETTAPYLWHPVVYEEFAPMPDDHPVFDDDFREALWESDEGAGHRVGGHADPVQDEVETEVAHGVLGCAWNDPRLKDESLRWVLLAQIDSDDDAGMMWGDCGALYWLIRREDLAERRFDRAMFTWQCS comes from the coding sequence ATGACAGACAGCACCGTCGACGTACTGCATGCGCTCGCCCGCGAGCACCTGCCCGCCGACATCGCCGAGCGGTGGATCGGACTGTTGCGGCCGGGCGTGGGCCTGGTGAAGGCCTCGGGCGCGGACCCCGTGGCCGGCCGGCTCGGCGGCCTGCCGGAGCTGCCGGAGCACGAGGAGTGGCCCGTGTGGGAGGGTCACGGCCCGCTCTCCTTCATCGCCTCCCTCGACTGCGCCGCGCTTCCCCCCGCCGCCCTCGACATCGACCTGCCGACGGACGGCACGCTGGCCTTCTTCTACTTCGACGGTCAGCTGGACGACGGCGCCGCCCTGGTCGCGCCCCACCACCCCGACACGTGGGCGGGGGCACGGGTGCTGTACGTCCCGCAGGGCGTACCGGTCGCCGAGCGCCCGGCCCCCGAGGGGATACGGCCGTACCCCGAGGTGCCGCTGACGGCCCGCGCGGAGACGACGGCGCCGTACCTCTGGCACCCCGTGGTCTACGAGGAGTTCGCGCCGATGCCCGACGACCACCCGGTGTTCGACGACGACTTCCGCGAGGCCCTGTGGGAGAGCGACGAAGGCGCGGGGCACCGCGTCGGCGGTCACGCCGACCCCGTCCAGGACGAGGTCGAGACCGAGGTCGCCCACGGCGTCCTGGGCTGCGCGTGGAACGACCCCCGCCTCAAGGACGAGTCCCTCCGCTGGGTGCTGCTCGCCCAGATCGACAGCGACGACGACGCCGGCATGATGTGGGGCGACTGCGGCGCGCTCTACTGGCTCATACGCCGCGAAGACCTGGCCGAACGCCGCTTCGACCGTGCGATGTTCACCTGGCAGTGCAGCTGA
- a CDS encoding RICIN domain-containing protein, whose amino-acid sequence MRKNTRARRLLTTSTALAAGGIMFLPAPDVAQPAAAPGSPTQVSGASFQFVNGQTGKCATLAGGVSTDNNVELLQFNCDTHPSRRWRLANWDGSSYQIVNRQTGKCATVAGGVSTDNNVGLVQFNCDSHPSRRWRLTNWNGRSYQVVNVQTGKCATVAGGVSTDNNVGLVQFTCDTHPSRRWTLRLAG is encoded by the coding sequence ATGCGCAAGAACACCCGGGCACGTCGTCTCCTGACGACATCGACGGCTCTGGCCGCCGGGGGCATCATGTTCCTGCCCGCGCCTGACGTGGCGCAGCCGGCGGCGGCACCCGGCTCCCCGACCCAGGTGTCGGGAGCCTCGTTCCAGTTCGTCAACGGGCAGACCGGAAAGTGCGCGACCCTCGCCGGAGGAGTCTCCACCGACAACAACGTCGAACTCCTGCAGTTCAACTGCGACACGCATCCCTCGCGTCGCTGGCGGCTGGCCAACTGGGACGGCAGCTCCTACCAGATCGTCAACCGGCAGACCGGCAAGTGCGCGACGGTCGCCGGTGGCGTCTCCACCGACAACAACGTCGGGCTCGTGCAGTTCAACTGCGACTCACATCCCTCGCGTCGCTGGCGGCTCACGAACTGGAACGGCCGCTCCTACCAGGTCGTGAACGTGCAGACCGGAAAGTGCGCGACCGTCGCCGGAGGGGTCTCCACGGACAACAACGTCGGGCTCGTGCAGTTCACCTGCGACACCCACCCCTCCCGCCGCTGGACCCTGCGCCTGGCGGGGTGA
- a CDS encoding MarR family winged helix-turn-helix transcriptional regulator produces the protein MTTGTEHLDVPALAAQPAAYWAWSTTQALLRHVRSALARADITQPQWWTLNHVGASEGGLTREEVCARLDAFPYHLGPEDMGHAVDNLLHRGWLTADDSGRLTLTDAGREAEGQARSLVARLRSEIHEGVTDEEYAAALTVLQRMIRNVGGGVTPR, from the coding sequence ATGACGACAGGAACCGAACACCTCGATGTCCCCGCCCTGGCCGCCCAGCCGGCGGCCTACTGGGCCTGGTCCACCACCCAGGCGCTGCTCCGGCACGTCCGCAGCGCGCTGGCCCGGGCGGACATCACGCAGCCGCAGTGGTGGACGCTCAACCACGTCGGCGCATCGGAGGGCGGCCTGACCCGGGAGGAGGTCTGCGCCCGGCTGGACGCGTTCCCCTACCACCTGGGCCCCGAGGACATGGGGCACGCCGTCGACAACCTGCTCCACCGCGGTTGGCTCACCGCTGACGACTCCGGTCGCCTCACCCTCACGGACGCCGGGCGGGAGGCCGAGGGGCAGGCCAGGAGCCTGGTCGCCCGGCTGCGCTCGGAGATCCACGAGGGCGTCACGGACGAGGAGTACGCCGCCGCGCTCACCGTGCTCCAGCGCATGATCCGCAATGTCGGCGGCGGGGTGACACCGCGCTGA
- a CDS encoding asparaginase yields the protein MGVTLFALGGTISVSGGAADERLTGADIAAAVPGLGGLGVPLDVRDVRAVPSGSLTFADVLDVVQAASRAVADGADGIVVTQGTDTLEEAAFLVDLLWRHDAPFVLTGAMRQPAMAGADGPANVLAAVRVAVAPAARGLGALVAFNDEVHAARWTAKSHSTSTAAFVSPNAGPVGHVVEGRVRILARPERRALLPLDTDRTRLAATRVALHCATLDDDGTTHTSLADTHQGLVVAGFGVGHVPAHLAPVLGDLAARMPVVLTSRTGGGSVLSHTYRAPGSETDLLGRGLIDGGMLDPYKARVLLRLLCASGAERTRVAAAFVQHG from the coding sequence ATGGGTGTCACTTTGTTCGCGCTCGGAGGCACGATCTCCGTGTCGGGCGGTGCCGCGGACGAGCGGCTGACGGGCGCCGACATCGCGGCGGCCGTACCGGGGCTCGGCGGACTCGGAGTGCCGCTGGACGTACGGGACGTCCGCGCCGTACCCAGCGGAAGTCTGACGTTCGCGGACGTGCTCGACGTCGTCCAGGCCGCCTCCCGGGCGGTGGCCGACGGCGCCGACGGCATCGTCGTCACCCAGGGCACGGACACCCTGGAGGAGGCGGCGTTCCTCGTGGACCTGCTGTGGCGGCACGACGCGCCGTTCGTCCTGACCGGAGCGATGCGCCAGCCCGCCATGGCGGGAGCGGACGGCCCCGCGAACGTCCTCGCCGCCGTACGCGTCGCCGTCGCGCCCGCGGCACGCGGACTGGGGGCGCTGGTCGCCTTCAACGACGAGGTGCACGCGGCGCGTTGGACCGCCAAGTCCCACAGCACGAGCACGGCGGCCTTCGTCTCCCCGAACGCCGGCCCCGTCGGGCACGTCGTCGAGGGGAGGGTGCGGATCCTGGCCAGACCCGAGCGCCGCGCACTGCTCCCGCTGGACACCGACCGCACGCGCCTGGCCGCCACGCGCGTGGCCCTGCACTGTGCCACGCTCGACGACGACGGCACCACGCACACGTCCCTCGCGGACACCCACCAGGGCCTGGTCGTCGCCGGCTTCGGCGTCGGCCACGTACCGGCCCACCTGGCGCCCGTCCTCGGCGACCTGGCCGCACGGATGCCGGTCGTGCTGACGTCCCGCACGGGAGGCGGCTCGGTGCTGAGCCACACCTACCGTGCCCCGGGCTCGGAGACGGACCTGCTGGGACGCGGCCTGATCGACGGCGGAATGCTCGACCCGTACAAGGCCCGGGTGCTCCTGCGCCTGCTGTGCGCGTCGGGCGCGGAACGGACGAGGGTGGCAGCGGCGTTCGTCCAGCACGGGTGA